One genomic segment of Pseudorasbora parva isolate DD20220531a chromosome 6, ASM2467924v1, whole genome shotgun sequence includes these proteins:
- the LOC137078298 gene encoding E3 ubiquitin-protein ligase TRIM39-like isoform X1 — protein sequence MASSSDPALNEELQCSICLELFTDPVTTPCGHNFCRSCLSKCWTNTQTCFCPLCKDQFIKRPDLKINTTLREVAQHFKEKLNPGEPEVFCDFCDERKQKAVKTCLTCQSSYCDSHLEPHLRVPRLKKHKLINAVENLEDYICQKHERPLELFCRDDQTCVCLFCTEGEHKTHNTVPIEEESREKKMPFHPDVSECGHFLASSELEHAENQLVQTQIDVHQMIQDRMKKIQEIKHSVELRKRNTDKEKSSSVELFTDLIRSIERCQSELMEMMEEQQKAAEKRAEDLIEELEQEITELKRRNTEIEQLSHTDDHLHLIQMNSSLYSRPHNKNWTEIRIDSDVNVNSLNRALIKLKETQDATLNKKLCQTGLKFVQKFAVDVTLDPDTAHPSLILSDDGKQVTDGGIEQDVPENPKRFDEDLSVLSKQGFSSGRFYYEVQVKGKTEWDLGVVRESINRMGELRLSPDYGFWSLILRNKNHYKACDHTSVSLSLREKPEKVGVFVDYEEGLVSFYDVMSRSLIYSFTGQTFTERLYPVFSPCYHYKGKNSRPLIITPVSPLLD from the exons ATGGCATCCTCCAGTGATCCAGCACTAAATGAGGAGCTCCAGTGCTCCATCTGTCTGGAACTGTTCACTGATCCAGTCACCACTCCATGTGGACACAACTTCTGCAGATCTTGCCTGAGCAAGTGCTGGACGAACACACAGACCTGCTTCTGTCCACTCTGTAAAGACCAATTCATCAAAAGACCTGATCTCAAGATTAATACAACACTCAGAGAGGTTGCGCAACACTTTAAGGAGAAGCTCAATCCAGGAGAACCTGAGGTGTTCTGTGACTTCTGTGATGAAAGAAAGCAGAAAGCTGTGAAGACCTGCCTGACGTGTCAAAGCTCTTACTGTGACTCTCATCTGGAGCCTCATCTCAGAGTCCCACGTCTAAAGAAACACAAACTCATCAATGCTGTTGAAAATCTGGAGGATTATATATGCCAGAAACACGAGAGACCTCTGGAGCTGTTCTGCAGAGATgatcagacgtgtgtgtgtcttttctGCACTGAAGGAGAACACAAGACTCACAACACTGTTCCTATAGAGGAGGAGAGTCGAGAGAAGAAG ATGCCATTCCACCCGGATGTTTCTGAATGTGGTCATTTCCTGGCCTCATCTGAGCTCGAGCATGCTGAG AATCAGCTGGTTCAGACACAGATAGACGTTCATCAGATGATCCAGGACAGAATGAAGAAGATTCAAGAGATCAAACACTCAGTAGAGCTGAGAAAG AGAAACACAGATAAAGAGAAATCCTCCAGTGTCGAGCTCTTCACTGATCTGATCCGCTCCATTGAGAGATGTCAGTCTGAGCTGATGGAGATGATGGAGGAACAGCAGAAAGCAGCAGAGAAACGGGCTGAAGATCTCATTGAAGAGCTGGAGCAGGAAATCACTGAGCTGAAGAGGAGAAACACTGAGATAGAGCAGCTCTCACACACTGACGATCATCTCCACCTCATTCAG ATGAACTCATCCCTGTACAGTCGTCCACACAACAAGAACTGGACTGAGATCAGGATTGACTCTGATGTGAATGTGAACTCTCTGAATAGAGCTCTGATTAAACTGAAGGAAACTCAAGATGCAACTCTAAATAAAAAACTCTGTCAGACTG GGTTGAAGTTTGTGCAGAAGTTTGCAG TGGATGTGACTCTGGATCCTGATACAGCACATCCATCTCTCATCCTGTCTGATGATGGAAAACAAGTCACTGATGGAGGCATTGAGCAGGACGTCCCAGAAAACCCAAAGAGATTTGATGAGGATTTGAGTGTTCTTTCAAAGCAGGGATTCAGTTCAGGGAGATTTTACTATGAGGTGCAGGTGAAGGGAAAGACGGAGTGGGATTTAGGAGTGGTTAGAGAATCCATTAACAGGATGGGGGAACTTAGACTGAGTCCTGATTATGGATTCTGGTCTTTGATTCTGAGGAATAAGAATCATTATAAAGCTTGTGATCATACATCTGTCTCTTTATCTCTGAGAGAGAAACCTGAGaaggtgggtgtgtttgtggATTATGAGGAGGGTCTGGTCTCTTTTTATGACGTGATGTCCAGATCTCTTATCTACTCTTTCACTGGTCAGACTTTCACTGAGAGACTCTATCCAGTTTTTAGCCCATGCTATCATTATAAAGGTAAAAACTCAAGACCGCTAATCATCACACCTGTCTCACCTTTACTGGATTAG
- the LOC137078298 gene encoding E3 ubiquitin-protein ligase TRIM39-like isoform X2 has translation MASSSDPALNEELQCSICLELFTDPVTTPCGHNFCRSCLSKCWTNTQTCFCPLCKDQFIKRPDLKINTTLREVAQHFKEKLNPGEPEVFCDFCDERKQKAVKTCLTCQSSYCDSHLEPHLRVPRLKKHKLINAVENLEDYICQKHERPLELFCRDDQTCVCLFCTEGEHKTHNTVPIEEESREKKNQLVQTQIDVHQMIQDRMKKIQEIKHSVELRKRNTDKEKSSSVELFTDLIRSIERCQSELMEMMEEQQKAAEKRAEDLIEELEQEITELKRRNTEIEQLSHTDDHLHLIQMNSSLYSRPHNKNWTEIRIDSDVNVNSLNRALIKLKETQDATLNKKLCQTGLKFVQKFAVDVTLDPDTAHPSLILSDDGKQVTDGGIEQDVPENPKRFDEDLSVLSKQGFSSGRFYYEVQVKGKTEWDLGVVRESINRMGELRLSPDYGFWSLILRNKNHYKACDHTSVSLSLREKPEKVGVFVDYEEGLVSFYDVMSRSLIYSFTGQTFTERLYPVFSPCYHYKGKNSRPLIITPVSPLLD, from the exons ATGGCATCCTCCAGTGATCCAGCACTAAATGAGGAGCTCCAGTGCTCCATCTGTCTGGAACTGTTCACTGATCCAGTCACCACTCCATGTGGACACAACTTCTGCAGATCTTGCCTGAGCAAGTGCTGGACGAACACACAGACCTGCTTCTGTCCACTCTGTAAAGACCAATTCATCAAAAGACCTGATCTCAAGATTAATACAACACTCAGAGAGGTTGCGCAACACTTTAAGGAGAAGCTCAATCCAGGAGAACCTGAGGTGTTCTGTGACTTCTGTGATGAAAGAAAGCAGAAAGCTGTGAAGACCTGCCTGACGTGTCAAAGCTCTTACTGTGACTCTCATCTGGAGCCTCATCTCAGAGTCCCACGTCTAAAGAAACACAAACTCATCAATGCTGTTGAAAATCTGGAGGATTATATATGCCAGAAACACGAGAGACCTCTGGAGCTGTTCTGCAGAGATgatcagacgtgtgtgtgtcttttctGCACTGAAGGAGAACACAAGACTCACAACACTGTTCCTATAGAGGAGGAGAGTCGAGAGAAGAAG AATCAGCTGGTTCAGACACAGATAGACGTTCATCAGATGATCCAGGACAGAATGAAGAAGATTCAAGAGATCAAACACTCAGTAGAGCTGAGAAAG AGAAACACAGATAAAGAGAAATCCTCCAGTGTCGAGCTCTTCACTGATCTGATCCGCTCCATTGAGAGATGTCAGTCTGAGCTGATGGAGATGATGGAGGAACAGCAGAAAGCAGCAGAGAAACGGGCTGAAGATCTCATTGAAGAGCTGGAGCAGGAAATCACTGAGCTGAAGAGGAGAAACACTGAGATAGAGCAGCTCTCACACACTGACGATCATCTCCACCTCATTCAG ATGAACTCATCCCTGTACAGTCGTCCACACAACAAGAACTGGACTGAGATCAGGATTGACTCTGATGTGAATGTGAACTCTCTGAATAGAGCTCTGATTAAACTGAAGGAAACTCAAGATGCAACTCTAAATAAAAAACTCTGTCAGACTG GGTTGAAGTTTGTGCAGAAGTTTGCAG TGGATGTGACTCTGGATCCTGATACAGCACATCCATCTCTCATCCTGTCTGATGATGGAAAACAAGTCACTGATGGAGGCATTGAGCAGGACGTCCCAGAAAACCCAAAGAGATTTGATGAGGATTTGAGTGTTCTTTCAAAGCAGGGATTCAGTTCAGGGAGATTTTACTATGAGGTGCAGGTGAAGGGAAAGACGGAGTGGGATTTAGGAGTGGTTAGAGAATCCATTAACAGGATGGGGGAACTTAGACTGAGTCCTGATTATGGATTCTGGTCTTTGATTCTGAGGAATAAGAATCATTATAAAGCTTGTGATCATACATCTGTCTCTTTATCTCTGAGAGAGAAACCTGAGaaggtgggtgtgtttgtggATTATGAGGAGGGTCTGGTCTCTTTTTATGACGTGATGTCCAGATCTCTTATCTACTCTTTCACTGGTCAGACTTTCACTGAGAGACTCTATCCAGTTTTTAGCCCATGCTATCATTATAAAGGTAAAAACTCAAGACCGCTAATCATCACACCTGTCTCACCTTTACTGGATTAG